The Streptomyces laurentii genome contains a region encoding:
- a CDS encoding hypothetical protein (Adenine nucleotide alpha hydrolases superfamily including N type ATP PPases, ATP sulphurylases Universal Stress Response protein and electron transfer flavoprotein (ETF). The domain forms a apha/beta/apha fold which binds to Adenosine nucleotide; cl00292;~Ligand Binding Site [chemical binding];~Usp: Universal stress protein family. The universal stress protein Usp isa small cytoplasmic bacterial protein whose expression is enhanced when the cell is exposed to stress agents. Usp enhances the rate of cell survival during prolonged exposure to...; cd00293;~identified by MetaGeneAnnotator; putative;~stress-inducible protein [Streptomyces sp. Mg1]): METPLVVGVDGSDAGLTATDWAADQAVRLGVPLRIVHASRWERYEGSVPAWSLNRPSGQVRAENIAATAAERALRRAPGLKVTTDVLVEDAASALLRETRSADAVVVGSRGRGELADLLLGSVGLIVAARSHGPVIVVRGHQHARYARHQSVLLGIGEHDVAVRFAFREAVLRQAELDAVHAWRRPAAHEPAGHPLLTGSVAHHEEQRATALHDKAVEAAARAYPEVRLRRTTVEGPAHKTLVARSTAADLLVVGARRREGHFGMEPGRVAHRALHHAACPVAVVPQDHRAPTGGER, from the coding sequence ATGGAGACGCCCCTCGTGGTCGGCGTCGACGGTTCCGACGCCGGCCTCACTGCGACCGACTGGGCCGCCGACCAAGCCGTACGGCTGGGAGTGCCGCTGCGTATCGTGCACGCCTCGCGGTGGGAACGGTACGAGGGTTCCGTGCCGGCCTGGAGCCTGAACCGCCCATCCGGCCAGGTGCGCGCCGAGAACATCGCCGCCACCGCGGCCGAACGTGCCCTGCGTCGCGCCCCGGGCCTGAAGGTCACGACGGACGTCCTCGTCGAAGACGCGGCGAGCGCTCTGCTCAGGGAAACACGCTCGGCCGATGCGGTCGTCGTCGGATCCCGGGGCCGCGGTGAGCTCGCCGACCTCCTGCTCGGCTCCGTCGGACTCATCGTGGCAGCCCGCTCCCACGGCCCCGTCATCGTCGTGCGCGGCCACCAGCACGCCCGGTACGCGCGCCACCAGAGTGTCCTGCTCGGTATCGGCGAGCACGACGTGGCCGTCCGCTTCGCCTTCCGCGAGGCCGTCCTCCGGCAGGCCGAACTCGACGCCGTCCACGCCTGGCGGCGCCCCGCCGCCCACGAACCGGCCGGCCATCCCCTGCTCACCGGCAGTGTCGCGCACCACGAGGAGCAGCGGGCGACCGCGCTCCACGACAAGGCCGTGGAGGCCGCCGCCCGGGCCTATCCGGAGGTGCGGCTGCGGCGCACCACGGTCGAGGGCCCCGCACACAAGACGCTCGTCGCGCGGTCGACGGCGGCCGACCTGCTGGTCGTCGGGGCACGGCGCCGCGAAGGCCACTTCGGCATGGAGCCGGGCCGGGTCGCCCACCGGGCGCTGCACCACGCCGCCTGCCCGGTCGCCGTCGTCCCGCAGGATCACCGTGCTCCGACCGGGGGTGAGCGGTGA
- a CDS encoding hypothetical protein (identified by MetaGeneAnnotator; putative;~sequence version:1), with product MPPAPARADRVPTAPIRPLPYGKRRRHPRIIGPQVAQRQRWPVGSGHLKRLPIGEDGCPFAFVSPGVLLKVRLRSEAEPAEDV from the coding sequence GTGCCGCCCGCTCCTGCCAGGGCCGACCGGGTCCCGACGGCCCCCATTCGGCCCTTGCCGTACGGGAAACGGCGGCGGCACCCTCGGATCATCGGGCCGCAGGTGGCGCAGCGGCAACGGTGGCCCGTGGGCAGCGGACACCTCAAGCGGCTGCCGATCGGTGAGGACGGCTGCCCGTTCGCTTTCGTCAGCCCGGGCGTCCTCCTCAAGGTCCGTCTCCGCTCCGAAGCCGAACCCGCCGAGGACGTGTGA
- a CDS encoding hypothetical protein (identified by MetaGeneAnnotator; putative;~sequence version:1): MEDVLAYVAAGLVGLWGVSDAIPPRAVVAGFGEISADNRRVLLQERLAEAVAVWSFAALVIVVTAVGGGMSTADWTYRVIAGALLVLAVLTALTGARTSVVWFKICPVLLTCSAVLLLIAGLA; the protein is encoded by the coding sequence ATGGAAGACGTCCTCGCGTACGTCGCCGCGGGCCTGGTCGGGCTGTGGGGGGTTTCGGATGCGATCCCGCCCCGGGCCGTCGTCGCCGGGTTCGGGGAAATCTCGGCGGACAACCGTCGGGTGCTGCTGCAGGAGCGGCTGGCCGAGGCGGTGGCCGTGTGGTCCTTCGCCGCGCTGGTCATCGTCGTCACCGCGGTCGGCGGCGGGATGTCCACCGCCGACTGGACGTACCGCGTCATCGCAGGAGCGTTGCTCGTCCTCGCGGTGCTGACGGCTCTCACCGGGGCTCGTACGAGCGTCGTCTGGTTCAAGATCTGCCCGGTACTGCTGACCTGCTCGGCCGTACTTCTGCTGATCGCCGGCCTCGCCTGA
- a CDS encoding protein-L-isoaspartate O-methyltransferase (S-adenosylmethionine binding site [chemical binding];~S-adenosylmethionine-dependent methyltransferases (SAM or AdoMet-MTase), class I; AdoMet-MTases are enzymes that use S-adenosyl-L-methionine (SAM or AdoMet) as a substrate for methyltransfer, creating the product S-adenosyl-L-homocysteine (AdoHcy); cd02440;~identified by MetaGeneAnnotator; putative;~protein-L-isoaspartate O-methyltransferase [Streptomyces davawensis JCM4913];~protein-L-isoaspartate O-methyltransferase; Reviewed; PRK00312): MGHESSPEDLVRAARSIGVADGRLLEAVRATPRAEFVPAEYVVSAYRDPPLPLPHDQVTTQPSLVAMMVSALGLTGGERVLEVGTGYGWQTALPARRLAAHVVSVERRPDLVEDARRRLAGQSLENVEIVLGDGTLGVPDRAPYDAVIVYAAFPEVPEPLVARLRTGGRLVQPIGPGGRERVQLYERLAHGLVYRATVTPATSSACTGPMATISTDTCRRKCRRPVLCP; encoded by the coding sequence ATGGGGCACGAGTCATCTCCCGAGGATCTCGTCCGAGCGGCACGGTCCATTGGGGTGGCGGACGGACGGCTGCTCGAAGCCGTCCGAGCCACCCCGCGGGCGGAGTTCGTCCCCGCCGAGTACGTGGTGTCCGCCTACCGGGACCCGCCCCTACCGCTCCCCCACGACCAGGTGACCACCCAGCCCTCGCTGGTCGCCATGATGGTCTCCGCGCTCGGCCTCACCGGCGGCGAACGCGTCCTGGAGGTCGGCACAGGCTACGGCTGGCAGACCGCACTGCCGGCCCGCCGCCTCGCCGCACATGTGGTCAGCGTGGAACGCCGGCCCGATCTGGTCGAGGATGCCCGCCGTCGGCTCGCCGGACAGAGCCTGGAGAACGTCGAGATCGTCCTCGGCGACGGAACCCTCGGTGTGCCGGACCGTGCCCCGTACGACGCCGTCATCGTCTACGCGGCCTTCCCCGAGGTACCAGAGCCGCTGGTCGCACGACTGCGGACCGGCGGACGGCTCGTCCAGCCCATCGGCCCGGGCGGACGGGAGCGGGTCCAGCTGTACGAGCGTCTGGCCCACGGTTTGGTGTACCGCGCGACGGTCACGCCTGCCACTTCGTCCGCCTGCACGGGGCCCATGGCTACGATCAGCACTGATACGTGCCGGCGAAAGTGCCGACGGCCGGTTCTCTGCCCTTGA
- a CDS encoding avidin family protein (identified by MetaGeneAnnotator; putative;~sequence version:1) codes for MIIDGDWYNEFGSRMHLRSDPVGGISGTYLTAVGHAPGTYVLTGRHGGPTEPGHGIALGWTVAWRNEHGDVGSLTSWSGLLLPDPEWLLTTWLLTRSSSPAQAWESTVIGQDVFTRQEPARDAVERALASGRPVSHPKPS; via the coding sequence GTGATCATCGACGGTGACTGGTACAACGAGTTCGGGTCGCGTATGCACCTGCGATCGGACCCGGTGGGAGGCATCAGCGGGACGTACCTCACGGCCGTGGGACACGCGCCCGGCACATACGTCCTCACCGGCCGCCATGGCGGGCCGACGGAGCCGGGGCACGGCATCGCTCTCGGCTGGACCGTCGCCTGGCGCAACGAGCACGGCGATGTGGGCTCTCTGACGAGTTGGAGCGGACTGCTCCTGCCGGACCCGGAATGGCTGCTGACCACCTGGCTGCTGACCCGTTCCTCATCTCCGGCGCAAGCGTGGGAATCCACAGTGATTGGCCAGGATGTGTTCACCCGGCAGGAGCCTGCCCGGGACGCGGTGGAGCGTGCTCTCGCCAGCGGTCGGCCTGTCTCGCACCCGAAGCCGTCCTGA
- a CDS encoding doxX family protein (DoxX family protein [Mycobacterium sp. JLS];~PFAM: DoxX family protein; KEGG: mtc:MT3590 hypothetical protein;~Predicted membrane protein [Function unknown];~identified by MetaGeneAnnotator; putative) → MFEIACGLLILVGLLTRLATIPMIVNMLGALLITKLPILWGDALLFAGKSGWWDFAHESRTDLAQLCGSLFLVLVGAGALSLDAHLPRTASVPAATTGTEGR, encoded by the coding sequence GTGTTCGAGATCGCCTGCGGCCTGCTGATCCTGGTCGGACTGCTCACCCGGCTCGCCACGATCCCCATGATCGTGAACATGCTGGGCGCGCTGCTGATCACCAAGCTGCCGATCCTCTGGGGAGACGCGTTGCTGTTCGCGGGGAAGTCCGGCTGGTGGGACTTCGCCCACGAATCCCGCACCGACCTGGCCCAGTTGTGCGGCAGCCTCTTCCTGGTCCTTGTCGGCGCCGGTGCCCTCTCTCTCGACGCGCACCTGCCCCGCACGGCTTCCGTCCCGGCCGCGACAACGGGAACCGAGGGCCGCTAA
- a CDS encoding transposase (Helix-turn-helix domains; cl00088;~Integrase core domain; cl01316;~Transposase and inactivated derivatives [DNA replication,recombination, and repair];~Winged helix-turn helix; pfam13551;~identified by MetaGeneAnnotator; putative;~transposase [Streptomyces sp. SPB78]) has protein sequence MRRRTTAQALAQRSRIVLECAEGHSIMEVSRRLRVAPDTVRTWRRRFLERGLDGLCDDPRPGVPRKITDADVERVIVKTLEETPKNATHWSTRSMAAATGMSQSTVSRIWRAFALAPHRSQTFKLSTDPLFIDKVRDVVGLYLDPPEKALVLCVDEKSQIQALDRSQPVLPMMPGVPERRSHDYIRAGTTTLFAALEVATGKVIGSLHRRHRAAEFRKFLVKLDKEVPAGLQVHLILDNYATHKTLDIKKWLLAHPRFHLHFTPTSASWLNLVERWFAELTQKKLKRGVHRSVQALERDIRAWLTDWNEHPRPFVWTKTADEILDKLATYCRRISDSGH, from the coding sequence GTGCGTCGGCGGACGACGGCCCAGGCTCTGGCTCAGCGGTCGCGGATCGTGCTGGAGTGCGCCGAGGGACACTCGATCATGGAGGTGTCCCGCCGGCTGCGGGTCGCTCCGGACACGGTCCGCACCTGGCGGCGCCGTTTCCTGGAACGCGGCCTGGACGGCCTGTGTGATGATCCGCGGCCGGGTGTTCCCCGGAAGATCACCGATGCCGATGTCGAGCGGGTGATCGTCAAGACACTTGAGGAGACTCCGAAGAACGCCACGCACTGGTCGACGAGGTCGATGGCGGCGGCCACGGGGATGTCGCAGTCGACGGTCTCTCGGATCTGGCGCGCGTTCGCCCTGGCGCCGCACCGGTCGCAGACGTTCAAGCTGTCCACGGACCCGCTGTTCATCGACAAGGTCCGCGACGTCGTGGGCCTGTATCTCGACCCGCCGGAGAAGGCCCTGGTTCTCTGCGTGGACGAGAAGTCGCAGATCCAGGCCCTGGACCGGTCCCAGCCGGTCCTGCCGATGATGCCGGGTGTCCCCGAACGCCGCAGCCACGATTACATCCGGGCCGGCACCACCACCTTGTTCGCCGCCCTGGAAGTGGCGACCGGCAAGGTCATCGGCTCGCTCCACCGCCGCCACCGGGCAGCGGAGTTCAGGAAGTTCCTGGTCAAGCTCGACAAGGAAGTCCCCGCCGGCCTTCAGGTCCACCTGATCCTCGACAACTACGCGACTCACAAGACACTCGACATCAAGAAGTGGCTGCTGGCCCACCCGCGGTTCCATCTGCACTTCACTCCCACCAGCGCGTCCTGGCTGAACCTGGTCGAGCGATGGTTCGCCGAGCTCACACAGAAGAAGCTCAAGCGCGGCGTCCACCGCTCCGTCCAAGCCCTCGAACGCGACATCCGAGCCTGGCTCACCGACTGGAACGAGCACCCCAGACCCTTCGTCTGGACAAAGACAGCCGACGAGATCCTCGACAAACTCGCCACCTACTGCCGACGAATCTCCGACTCAGGTCACTAG
- a CDS encoding hypothetical protein (identified by MetaGeneAnnotator; putative;~sequence version:1): MRVIARRRKETTRWGYLPCPKGYGGARGENRLRKQARTRKTQKDRSAQVRDQMDDIAAGQRHLVDNFMTYVPGSSASTIPGSEPPSRNGVT; the protein is encoded by the coding sequence GTGCGGGTGATCGCAAGGCGGAGGAAAGAGACAACGCGGTGGGGGTACCTCCCGTGCCCGAAGGGCTACGGGGGAGCGCGTGGGGAGAATCGACTGCGTAAACAGGCGCGAACCCGAAAGACCCAGAAAGACAGATCCGCCCAGGTCAGAGACCAGATGGACGACATTGCCGCAGGTCAGCGCCACCTGGTAGACAACTTCATGACGTACGTGCCGGGATCGTCGGCCTCGACGATCCCGGGGAGCGAGCCGCCCTCACGCAATGGCGTGACGTAG
- a CDS encoding hypothetical protein (identified by MetaGeneAnnotator; putative;~sequence version:1), whose amino-acid sequence MVRAVAGVADNSFDGLRRPCQGGAMAESGTVDWFAAGDEGERGRLYAYRIRGRDRGGVLLWIGGVGNARDRVLTLPGAAGHRTVPVFRTAGQARRYADRRGWPLAHPEADTLELARVQHWLADPARRRVPAGAVLDAWNFFEDLARGLPAASGPRQTAVHDGAYEKLFGDACDIWTPEERGAVQELLTAGVELWNSCLVSVKPRASAVRITGSVGR is encoded by the coding sequence ATGGTGCGCGCCGTGGCGGGGGTCGCGGACAACTCGTTCGACGGCCTCCGCCGGCCCTGCCAGGGTGGGGCCATGGCTGAGAGTGGGACCGTCGACTGGTTCGCGGCGGGAGACGAGGGTGAGCGGGGGCGTCTTTACGCGTACCGGATCCGCGGGCGCGACCGCGGCGGGGTGCTCCTGTGGATCGGTGGCGTCGGCAACGCGCGGGACCGGGTGCTGACGCTGCCGGGCGCCGCCGGTCACCGCACGGTGCCGGTGTTCCGGACGGCCGGGCAGGCACGCCGGTACGCGGACCGGCGCGGATGGCCCCTGGCGCACCCCGAGGCCGACACCCTGGAACTCGCCCGGGTCCAGCACTGGCTGGCGGATCCGGCCCGCCGGCGGGTCCCCGCGGGGGCGGTGCTGGACGCCTGGAACTTCTTCGAGGACCTGGCCCGGGGACTCCCCGCGGCCTCCGGCCCGCGACAGACAGCGGTGCACGACGGCGCGTACGAGAAGCTGTTCGGCGACGCGTGCGACATCTGGACGCCCGAGGAGCGAGGGGCCGTACAGGAGCTGCTGACGGCCGGGGTGGAGCTGTGGAACTCCTGCCTGGTGTCCGTGAAGCCCCGGGCGAGCGCCGTCCGGATCACGGGATCCGTCGGCCGCTGA
- a CDS encoding lipoprotein (identified by MetaGeneAnnotator; putative;~sequence version:1), whose protein sequence is MRSLLAARPALAATTPLVSALAATALLLTGCGTTPAGAGNPAPGGATAGAPSAKPVDDPGKDGARITSITLSAPSVSPSPSSSPSSSSPSSSSSGYGVHADSLPSPWTGYGVRPDPLDAPEDPKTSAAYEVVNTTSTAQTYTVVVTFTSSDGGAMSTRTVTVRDVAPGKTARGTVHAEVLPPGAPAITGAHVLKATKVPADEAPIESGPCPASGVRVSADQGDATMGLRVVGLHLVNCGARDYTVEGYPLLVLLDSDHEPVSGVRILDGGKDIATGVGGDEPPRRVTLRPNESATANLVWRNTTEAGTAVNVPHVRVRAKAGAAPVTVTPNLDLGTTGRLGVTPWKKN, encoded by the coding sequence ATGCGCAGCCTCCTCGCCGCTCGCCCGGCCCTCGCCGCGACCACTCCCCTCGTCTCGGCTCTCGCCGCGACCGCACTGCTCCTCACGGGGTGCGGGACCACCCCGGCGGGCGCCGGGAACCCGGCCCCGGGCGGTGCCACGGCCGGGGCGCCCTCCGCCAAGCCGGTCGACGATCCGGGCAAGGACGGCGCACGGATCACCTCGATCACCCTGTCGGCCCCGTCGGTTTCGCCCTCGCCCTCGTCGTCGCCCTCGTCCTCGTCCCCGTCCTCGTCCTCGTCCGGTTACGGCGTACACGCCGACTCCCTCCCGTCACCGTGGACCGGTTACGGCGTACGGCCCGATCCCCTCGACGCCCCCGAGGATCCGAAGACGTCCGCCGCCTACGAGGTCGTCAACACGACGTCCACGGCCCAGACGTACACCGTCGTCGTCACCTTCACGAGCAGTGACGGCGGGGCCATGTCCACCCGGACCGTGACCGTGCGCGACGTCGCCCCGGGGAAGACCGCGCGGGGGACGGTCCATGCCGAGGTGCTGCCGCCCGGCGCTCCCGCGATCACCGGGGCACACGTCCTCAAGGCGACCAAGGTCCCCGCGGACGAGGCGCCGATCGAATCGGGCCCGTGCCCCGCCTCCGGCGTCCGGGTCAGCGCCGACCAGGGCGACGCGACCATGGGGCTGCGCGTCGTGGGCCTGCACCTCGTGAACTGCGGCGCGCGTGACTACACCGTCGAGGGCTATCCGCTCCTCGTGCTTCTGGACTCCGACCACGAGCCCGTCAGCGGCGTGCGGATCCTCGACGGCGGCAAGGACATCGCCACCGGCGTCGGAGGCGACGAACCGCCGCGGCGCGTGACGCTCCGGCCGAACGAGTCGGCGACCGCGAACCTGGTCTGGCGCAACACCACCGAGGCCGGCACCGCGGTGAACGTGCCGCACGTCCGGGTCCGGGCGAAGGCGGGGGCCGCCCCGGTGACGGTGACCCCGAACCTCGACCTCGGAACGACGGGCAGGCTTGGAGTCACCCCCTGGAAGAAGAACTGA
- a CDS encoding adenosylcobinamide amidohydrolase (Adenosylcobinamide amidohydrolase [Streptomyces venezuelae ATCC10712];~Adenosylcobinamide amidohydrolase; pfam01955;~identified by MetaGeneAnnotator; putative) translates to MLSRLPAAAPDPTRAAFADAVLLDHEEDGRRRPMWVWAPGPGTRMVSSAVLGGGVGERSWVVNAQVPPGTGGSTRSPICANWPPAPV, encoded by the coding sequence GTGCTTTCGCGTCTCCCGGCCGCCGCGCCGGACCCCACCCGCGCCGCTTTCGCCGACGCCGTCCTGCTCGACCACGAGGAGGACGGCCGCCGCCGGCCGATGTGGGTGTGGGCGCCCGGGCCCGGCACGCGGATGGTGTCCAGCGCCGTGCTCGGAGGGGGCGTCGGGGAGCGGTCGTGGGTCGTCAACGCCCAGGTGCCGCCGGGTACGGGCGGCTCGACCCGGTCGCCCATCTGCGCGAACTGGCCGCCGGCGCCGGTCTGA
- a CDS encoding adenosylcobinamide amidohydrolase (Adenosylcobinamide amidohydrolase [Streptomyces venezuelae ATCC10712];~Adenosylcobinamide amidohydrolase; pfam01955;~identified by MetaGeneAnnotator; putative), with protein sequence MGRQRPGAAGYGRLDPVAHLRELAAGAGLTGPGVGLMTAAELGDRQCAADGGAEAMVTAGIGVRGWAAAPDAGTVGPPRPGTINIVVSLPVPLTDAALVNAVATATEAKVQALLDVGADASGTPTDAVCVACPVAGDGPAEPFAGPRSRWGARLARAVHQATREACLRSLARGA encoded by the coding sequence GTGGGTCGTCAACGCCCAGGTGCCGCCGGGTACGGGCGGCTCGACCCGGTCGCCCATCTGCGCGAACTGGCCGCCGGCGCCGGTCTGACCGGTCCCGGCGTGGGGCTGATGACGGCGGCGGAGCTCGGCGACCGGCAGTGCGCCGCCGACGGTGGCGCCGAGGCCATGGTGACGGCGGGCATCGGGGTACGGGGGTGGGCGGCCGCTCCGGACGCGGGCACCGTCGGTCCGCCGCGTCCGGGCACGATCAACATCGTCGTCTCGCTCCCGGTGCCGCTCACGGACGCGGCCCTGGTCAACGCGGTCGCCACGGCGACCGAGGCGAAGGTCCAGGCGCTGCTCGACGTCGGCGCCGACGCTTCCGGCACCCCGACGGACGCGGTGTGTGTCGCGTGTCCCGTCGCCGGGGACGGTCCGGCCGAGCCCTTCGCCGGTCCGCGCTCCCGCTGGGGCGCCCGGCTCGCGCGCGCCGTGCACCAGGCGACCCGGGAGGCGTGCCTGCGCTCGCTCGCCCGCGGCGCCTGA
- a CDS encoding isochorismatase (Cysteine hydrolases; This family contains amidohydrolases, like CSHase (N-carbamoylsarcosine amidohydrolase), involved in creatine metabolism and nicotinamidase, converting nicotinamide to nicotinic acid and ammonia in the pyridine nucleotide cycle. It...; cd00431;~Isochorismatase [Streptomyces venezuelae ATCC10712];~catalytic triad [active];~conserved cis-peptide bond;~identified by MetaGeneAnnotator; putative), with product MTRPDRLTGQLDPDGAVLLTVECQEGVVGKTSALPELAAAARESGALDNIARLVAGAHRAGVQVMHAVAERRPDGRGANRNARLFRAAARLPVAQHTGSAAVQIAEPIEVTEADLVVRRLHGLSPLAGTDVDALLRNLGCRTLVVTGVSANVAVPNAVFDAVNLGYEVVVPSDAIAGVPADYTAALTRHTLALVATLTTTDEVLACWRAH from the coding sequence ATGACGCGACCGGACCGGCTCACCGGACAGCTCGACCCTGACGGAGCCGTCCTGCTGACCGTCGAATGCCAGGAGGGTGTGGTGGGGAAGACGAGCGCGCTCCCCGAACTCGCCGCCGCCGCACGGGAGTCGGGGGCCTTGGACAACATCGCGCGGCTCGTCGCCGGCGCGCACCGGGCAGGCGTCCAGGTGATGCACGCCGTCGCCGAACGCCGCCCCGACGGGCGCGGCGCGAACCGTAACGCCCGCCTCTTCCGCGCCGCCGCCCGGCTCCCCGTCGCCCAGCACACCGGCAGCGCCGCCGTACAGATCGCCGAACCGATCGAGGTGACCGAGGCGGACCTGGTGGTCCGGCGTCTGCACGGGCTCTCGCCGCTCGCCGGGACCGATGTCGACGCGCTGCTGCGCAACCTCGGCTGCCGGACCCTGGTCGTCACCGGCGTCTCCGCCAACGTGGCCGTACCCAACGCGGTCTTCGACGCCGTCAACCTCGGCTACGAGGTCGTCGTGCCGAGCGACGCCATCGCCGGAGTGCCCGCCGACTACACGGCCGCCCTGACCCGCCACACACTCGCCCTCGTCGCCACCCTCACGACGACGGACGAGGTCCTGGCCTGCTGGCGGGCGCACTGA
- a CDS encoding pyridoxamine 5'-phosphate oxidase-related FMN-binding protein (PFAM: pyridoxamine 5'-phosphate oxidase-related FMN-binding; KEGG: fal:FRAAL2441 hypothetical protein;~Pyridoxamine 5'-phosphate oxidase; pfam01243;~identified by MetaGeneAnnotator; putative;~pyridoxamine 5'-phosphate oxidase-related FMN-binding protein [Frankia sp. EuI1c]) — MTTGQRRGRRIMMTPAELDSFLAGQRTCRVATVAADGHPHASALWFAWDGTSLWLYSLTRSRRWAELEADPRVAVVVDDGEEYGELRGVELSGTVERVGEAPRTGEPCPELDVPERLFAARNFGLDAMPHDGRHAWLRLTPSAVVSWDFRKLAGA; from the coding sequence ATGACCACCGGACAGCGCCGTGGACGCCGGATCATGATGACCCCGGCCGAGCTCGATTCCTTCCTGGCCGGGCAGCGCACCTGCCGGGTGGCGACCGTCGCCGCCGACGGCCACCCACACGCCAGTGCCCTCTGGTTCGCCTGGGACGGGACGTCGCTCTGGCTCTACTCCCTGACCCGCAGCCGCCGTTGGGCCGAACTGGAGGCCGATCCGCGGGTCGCGGTCGTGGTCGACGACGGCGAGGAGTACGGGGAACTGCGCGGGGTGGAGCTGTCAGGCACCGTGGAACGCGTCGGCGAGGCCCCGCGCACGGGTGAGCCCTGCCCCGAACTCGACGTCCCCGAGCGACTGTTCGCCGCCAGGAACTTCGGACTCGACGCCATGCCGCACGACGGCCGGCACGCCTGGCTGCGGCTCACCCCGAGCGCCGTCGTCTCCTGGGACTTCCGCAAACTCGCGGGGGCGTGA